The following is a genomic window from Streptomyces lincolnensis.
TGCTGTTCGGGATCGCGGGCCTGGCCATGGCCCGCACCGCCTCCGGCGCCCGGGCGTTCCTGCCGGCCGGCGGCGCGGTGTACCTCGTGCTGTGGCTGTACGGCCCGCCCCGTTTCAGGGGACGAGGTTTTCCGGGTGGCCGCCGCGCCACTCGGTGAGCAGGACGGTGGCGTCGTCCTCCAGAGTTCCGTCGTGGTGCTCCAGTACGGCCGCCATGAGGCGGCGCAGGGTCTCGTGCAGGGTGTGCCGGCCGGAGTGGTGGCGGCGGACGAAGTCGATGAAACGGTCCCGGCCGAACCGCCCGCCGCGGGCGTCGCGGGCCTCGACGACGCCGTCGGTGTACAGCAACAGGCGGTCACCGGGCTGGAGTTGCTCCGTGCGCTGCTGTACGGGGAGTCCCAGACCCGCTCCCATCGGGCCGGCCGGGGGACAGGCCAGTTCGCTGGTCCACCGGTTGTCGCGCAGCAGGATCGGCAGGGGATGTCCGCGGTTGGTCCAGGTCAGCCGGCCGGTCGCGAGATCCAGATCGGCCAGGATGCCCGTGACGTAGCGGCTCGTGCCGAACTGCTCGACCAGGGTCTCCTCCACCTGCCGGCCGGTGCCGACGAGCGAGGCCCCTTGGCGGCGGGCGTTGCGGCAGGCGGCCACGGCGACGTTGGCGGTGATCCCGGCCGTGGTGTCGTGCCCCATGGCGTCGAAGACCGCGAGGTGGAGGGTGCGGTCGGCCACGGCGTAGTCGAAGGCGTCGCCGCCGAACTGATAGGCGGGCTCCATCACGGCCCCCACGGTGGCCTCGCGCCCGGCGAAGGCGTTCGGCGGAGTGAGGTTCCACTGCATCTCCGCGGCCACGTTCATCGGCTCGGTGCGCACCAGACGGGCGAAGGAGTCACTGAAGGACCGCTTGCTCAGCAGCAACAGGGCTGTCATCGAAGCCAGTTCGCGCAGGGCCCGACGCGTGGGTTCGTCGTCACCGTCGGTGTCCGCGCGCAGCACGCCCAGCCGCTCCACGCCGTCGTTGATGGCCACCCACCAGCGTCGACGGCCCCGGGGGCCGCCTGTCCGCTCCTGTTCGGTGATCAGGTCCACCCGCTGGTAGGCCTGGCCGGGCAGGCTGCCCTGCACGGTGAACTCCTGCCCGCCACCCCCGGCGTTGGGCCCCGCGCCGGTCAGCTGCCGCAGCACCGTCTCCCGGATGTCCACCACCAGCACGACCGTGTCGTGCATACCGGCCGCGGCGGCGTGCCGGGCGATGAGGTCCGGAAGCTGCTCGAGGGTGACCGTGTGGCTGGCCTGCATCAGCCGTATCAGCGACGCTGCGGCACAGTCCGCCACGATGTCACCCTCCCTTCCGCTCGCGGGCCGGGTACCCGCCCCCGGCCCCCGCACGCAGGCTCCACCGGGGCGATACGTGCGCGGCGTGCCCTACGGGCTACACGCCCCCGGCCCCGATCGCCGGCCCCTGCCGACAGCGAAGGGAGCACCACGTGAGAAGCGCCGACTGCTCGTCCGGGCGGGGCAGACGCTGTACGTCCCCGCGGGCACCCTGCACAGCTTCGGCCCGGGCACGCTCGTCCACGAGATCGAGCAGACCTCGGACCTCACCGCGCTGGTGCTCGCCAGCGCGGGAGCACCCACGAGACGCTCTACCGAACCGTCAGGCGACGGGCGGCAGTTGGTCGCCCTGGACGGCCTGGATGTCGAGCTCCACGCGCAGGGTGGCGCCGATGGCCGCGATGCCGGCCTGGACGACCTGGTTGTAGTTCATCGCGAAGTCCTCGCGCCGCAGTTCGGTGGGCCACGCCCTGCACCTGGGCACCGGACAGCAGCCGGACCTCGACCCGGGTCACCCCGGGGCCGGAGATCTGGACGGGCAGCGCGGTGGGCCTGCGGCCGCTCGCGTCGACGGCGACCGTGAGATCACCGGCGGGCAGTTCGGGGACGGAGAAGGCGCCCTCGTGGTCGGACTTGACCGTCGCCGGCACCTCGCCGCGCACATCGGTGACGACGATCAGCGCGCCCTCGACCGGCCAGCCGCCGTCCCCGTCCCGCACGGTGCCGGCCAGCCCGCTGGTGCCGGAGAACCGTACGTCGTACGTCACCGGTTCCTCGCCCACCACCACGGTGGCCGCCTGCGGCTCTGCTCGACGACCGTCTTGACGACCCGCGCGGTCGCGGGGGAGCGCTGGTCCAGCAGGTCGCAGGCTTTCTGGGCCTCGGTGCCGGGGATGGAGAAGGACGAGGCGCCCGCGGAGGGGGCGTTGAACGCCGCGACGCCCGCGACGGCCGGCAGCGCCGCCCGGAACAGGGCGATGAAGTGGCGTCGCCGGAAGGCGAATCGGCCGAGTTCGTACAGGAAGGTGGCCACGGGACGTACTCCCGGTCAGTCGTGGGGGTGTGCGGGGCGGGGTGACCGGCCCGACGACGTGAGCGGTGTCGTGTCAGGTACGGCTGGAATGGGGGTGTTGCCGGGGACCGAGGGGGTCACACGCCGAGGGCGGGGAGGACCACGGCGTCGAGGTAGGTCCGGAAGAACGCCTGCGTCGGCGGCCGGTCCTCGATCACGGCGCAGGTGATCATGGCGCCGAGCATCATGTGGGGCACGTAGTCCAACGCGGAGTTGTCCGCTCGGACTTCGCCGCGGTCGACGGCGCGCCGGAGCACCCGGTTGAACTCGTCCAGCTCCGGTTCTATGAGCAGTTCGCGGAAGGCACGTCTGAGGTCCGGGTTGTGGTGCATGGCCATGGCCAGCGCGCGCATCAACGCGGACATCTCCTCCAGGGCGGCGTCGTTCTCCTGGGACAGCAGGGCGTCGAAGTCGCCCCGCAGCGATCCGGTGTCGACGTCGGCGATGCTGCCGGGCTTGTGGTGGCGCATCGCGCGGGCGACCAGCTCGGCCTTGCCGCCCCACTGCCGGTACAGCGTCGCCTTGCTGGACCGGGTGCGCGCGGCCACGGTGTCCATGGTCAGCGAGTCGTAGCCGACCTCTCGGAGCAGGTCGAGCACGGCCCCGTACAGCTCGGCCTCGCGCTCCGGCGTGATCCGGCCGCGACGGGGCGCTGCGACCTCCGTCATCCCCACTCACCTCCCGCGTGAACGAAACGGTTTCGTACGGACGGTCCATACGCCCCCGACCATACTCCGAAAACTACGAAAACGAAACCGTTTCGTACATGAGTCGACGGGCGTCCGTCGTCCGTAATGACGTGACCGGGATCTCGATGCGGCTTCGGGCCGCCGGTCCCTACGCTGGTCGACACCACAGCCCTTGACCCGCGCGAGCGGGCAGGGAGCCGAGAATCCGGGAGTGCATCCATGCTGCGCACCATGTTCAAGTCCAAGATCCACCGCGCCACCGTCACCCAGGCCGACCTGCACTACGTGGGATCGGTGACCATCGACGCGGACCTCCTCGACGCCGCCGACCTGCTGCCCGGCGAGCTCGTCCACATCGTCGACATCACCAACGGCGCCCGCCTGGAGACGTACGTCATCGAGGGCGCACGCGGCTCGGGCGTCATCGGCATCAACGGAGCGGCGGCGCACCTCGTCCACCCCGGCGACCTGGTGATCATCATCAGTTACGCTCAGATGACCGACGCCGAGGCGCGGGAGTTCGAGCCCCGGGTCGTGCACGTGGACCGCGACAACCGCATCGTGGCCCTGGGCGCCGACCCGTCCGAGCCGGTGCCGGGCTCGGACCAGGAGCGCAGCCCGCAGGCCGTCCCGGCCTGACCCATCGACCCTCGACGGCCGTCGACGGCCGCCGGACCAGGAGCGTGCCCATGAGCGACATCGATATCCGCGACGACCGGGCGGCGGGCCGCCTGGAGGCGGTCGGCGGCGGCGAAGTCGTCGGCCGCATCGAGTACTTCGTCCTCGACGCCCCCGCCACCGCGCTCGTCCCCGTCCACACGATCGTCGAACCCGCCCACGAGGGACACGGCATCGCCGGCTCTCTGGCCCGCGAGCTGTACGCCATCGCCGCGCGCGAGGGCGTGGCCGTCGCCCCTCTCTGCCCGTACGTCGTCAAGTGGGCCGAACGCCATCCCGACGAGGCTCCGGCCGCCGGGGCCGAGCTGCTGGACGCGGCCAAGCAGTGGCTGAGGGAGCACCCCGAACGGTTCTGAACAGCGGACACGCGCGTGGCCGCCCGGCCCATGCGGGCGCGCTCCGTGTTTGGTCCCGACGGGTGACTGCCGGCGCGGGTGCCGGGTACGCGGGGGAGGAGTCCAGAGAGCCGACGTTCACCACTGGCTGGAGGACACCATGACCAACCCGTACCCGGACCCCGTCCACCCGGGCCCTACGCCCGGACCGGACCCCGAGCCGCCCCCGGTCCCGACACCGGAGCCGCCTCCGGGCCCGGAACCGACACCGCCCGCCCCGCCGAGCCCGCCTCCCGGCCCGCGCCCGGTGCCGGATCCTGACCCGTCCCCGATCCCGCCGGGGCCCGAGCCGGTGCCGAATCCCGAGCCGGGGCCGCCGCTCAGGTGATGTCGTCCTCGGGGTGGGGCCCACCCGAGCCGCGTGTGTAGGGGAAGGTGAGCACGAAACCGACGACGGGCGGCACAGGGTCTTCGGCGCCTTCGACCGGCGGGGCCACGGGATAGATGGTCAGCAACGGCTGATCCGGGCGCCGTACCGCGCGCATCGCTTGGGTCGAGGGCCGTGTGGGCCTCCGGTCGGGAGCGGACGCGGAGCGGGTCAGGTCCAGCGCGGCGGCGTACTGCTCCATGTCGAGGTCCCCGAACTGATCGACGGGACTGAGCAGCCGCCGCACGGTGTAGGTGCCCGGACGGTCCGGAACGACGGCGCGACGGACGACCGGCCCCACGAAATGACCGGCCACCGAGACGCTCTCGGATGCCCCCGCCTTCCTCACCAGTTGGACCGCCCAGCGGGTCAGCTCCCCGCGTGCCACGCAGCGGCGTACGTACGCGCACACCAGGTCGAGCTGCTTGCGGTCGGGACGGGTGTGCGGGCGGTAGACGTCGAGGAACTCCTGAAGAACCGTCTGCGGGGGTACGTCCATCCACAGCAGGTTCCGGCCTGTGTGGGAGAGGGGGTCGGAGCCCGGGTGGTCGAGGACGTGGACAAAGTTCTCCAGGGCTTGGAAGTTGTGGTGCAGCATGGCGGGTGACAGGTCGAAGCTCAGGGTCTCCACGGAGGTGCCGGAGAAATCCTCAGCGGCTCTGCGCGGCCCCGCCGGACGCAACCACAGAGCGGACTGCCGCGGAGTGACGCCGAGGCCGGCCATGTCCCGGAGGCCCCGGAGCTGCTCGTCGGCGAAGGTGATGAGGTGTTCGTAGACACTGAGGACGGCGGGCGGCGCGTAGAGGCGGCGATCCTCGTCACCGACGCCGTCGGACCAGTGGTTCGAGTGCACGAACATCGCGTAGTCGTTCGATGAGCGCAGCTGGTAGCTGACGGCGAGCCCATTCCTCAAGTCCGGTGGCACCCGAGGGCCACAGATGGCCACGACACCGGGGCTCACTGCTGCCCCCGGCCGGTCGTCGCTCACCCGTACGATCGCGAGCCCTTGCACGGCAGGCGTGATGTGCGCGGACACCTCGTCCCAGGACGCGGCCCTCGGGTCCGCGAACCACAGGGACGCGAGCTGGTCCCGCAGCCGTAGGGCAGGCGTGCTGTCCGGCTTCCGCAGAGTGTCGGCGAGGACCTGGATGTGCTTCGCCACCTGATGGCGCACTCGGTCCTGGACAGCGACGAAGTTGCTGACGTACACGAGCATGCTGTCGGGTGCCGGAGCCCTGCCCCGAGCCCGCCGGGCGGCGCAGGCCAGCACGAAGGTGTTGATCGCCTCACGCAGGGAAGCGGGCAGGCCCTCGGGCGGGACGTGGCCGGAGCGATGGCGATCGGGCATCCACGTCTCGTGGTCGGTCACTTCGCGGACCGAGGCACCGAGCGGTGGCCGGGGGTCGAGGTGATCCGACGGTGCCGGCAGGTGGTAGATGAAGTGGTCCGGGAACAGCTCCGGTGGACCGGAGGCGTCCAGGGCGGGCAGGAAGGATTCATACCGTACGTAGGCGGTCCTCCTGAAGCCGCCCACCAGCCGTAGGACGCTGCGGGCCGTGACGGACGGATTGCTCTTTCCGGCGGTCGAAGACGTGTTCGCCAGATCGATGACGAGCAGCGGACGGTCGGTGGGCGGGCTCACACGGGCGAGCCAGTCCCGTACACGGTCGACGACCCGCCGGTTCTTCTTGATCACGAACACGAGCGGGACAGACTCCGCCGGAGGGGGAAGCGAAGTCCGGAAAGAGGAGAACTCGTCGTTCTGCGTGGTCAGGGAGAGGATGTCGAGGGGCCGGACCGGGCTCCCGTTGCTCAACAGCCACTCATCCACCCGGCTCTGCGTCTGGCGCCGTTCGGCGTTGGTCGGGCCGGTGAGAACGACGATCGCCCCATAGCCGGCGTCGACGGCTTTGGCGGCCAGGCCGACGGCATGGGAGGTCCGCCC
Proteins encoded in this region:
- a CDS encoding GNAT family N-acetyltransferase, which produces MSDIDIRDDRAAGRLEAVGGGEVVGRIEYFVLDAPATALVPVHTIVEPAHEGHGIAGSLARELYAIAAREGVAVAPLCPYVVKWAERHPDEAPAAGAELLDAAKQWLREHPERF
- a CDS encoding PP2C family protein-serine/threonine phosphatase is translated as MQASHTVTLEQLPDLIARHAAAAGMHDTVVLVVDIRETVLRQLTGAGPNAGGGGQEFTVQGSLPGQAYQRVDLITEQERTGGPRGRRRWWVAINDGVERLGVLRADTDGDDEPTRRALRELASMTALLLLSKRSFSDSFARLVRTEPMNVAAEMQWNLTPPNAFAGREATVGAVMEPAYQFGGDAFDYAVADRTLHLAVFDAMGHDTTAGITANVAVAACRNARRQGASLVGTGRQVEETLVEQFGTSRYVTGILADLDLATGRLTWTNRGHPLPILLRDNRWTSELACPPAGPMGAGLGLPVQQRTEQLQPGDRLLLYTDGVVEARDARGGRFGRDRFIDFVRRHHSGRHTLHETLRRLMAAVLEHHDGTLEDDATVLLTEWRGGHPENLVP
- a CDS encoding TetR/AcrR family transcriptional regulator, whose protein sequence is MTEVAAPRRGRITPEREAELYGAVLDLLREVGYDSLTMDTVAARTRSSKATLYRQWGGKAELVARAMRHHKPGSIADVDTGSLRGDFDALLSQENDAALEEMSALMRALAMAMHHNPDLRRAFRELLIEPELDEFNRVLRRAVDRGEVRADNSALDYVPHMMLGAMITCAVIEDRPPTQAFFRTYLDAVVLPALGV
- the panD gene encoding aspartate 1-decarboxylase, yielding MLRTMFKSKIHRATVTQADLHYVGSVTIDADLLDAADLLPGELVHIVDITNGARLETYVIEGARGSGVIGINGAAAHLVHPGDLVIIISYAQMTDAEAREFEPRVVHVDRDNRIVALGADPSEPVPGSDQERSPQAVPA
- a CDS encoding SAV_2336 N-terminal domain-related protein; protein product: MSSPVPEERPLPALGEAVSMLRAVAPHLDATALAEALWLASRAAPAPAEASEPDATPPAPPAPAGTADPRTDPDPRTARPPTPSGQAEGGPARTLHERLPGSGTRVTGHAVALPRASALPHTLELTRALRPWKRSWRTGRDQALDVSATVDAYARSGELIPVFAPAPERWFDLVLVVDDSPSMQVWRETVHAFTGVLDRLGAFRTLQVRHFHPDSGNELTDPEGRSASAGQLGAPDGRRLVVVVSDCAAPAWRAPEIWQQVRSWAHGTPVALLNPLPPKLWRRTGLDLPTVRVTQQVPGTGNAGLDFRPPPLLPRDSWLPVPVLSLSPHSLGRWSRAVMLAAPDGCSAALIPAAGRPEVPGRPEPTAPRRVEAGTSEAGTERFLRTASPAAARLAVLCSPFDRLSLDMLHVLRAEHVAEATTADVAEVVSSGVFTLEAEPGGQVVLRASPQVRARLEQELPEHEALRLSRTLNHHLASGHDGLRRLLTVAEDADGGEAVAAEATPLGVALSRTLELLGLVVERPVAGPDAPAPVVLDDPTGHEPWLHEDGRRRQWAFWERFLRHLAVGNWPPDAVDRLNSATDAVLSRLEDPRRPGHWQRSGLVVTGVGTGRTSHAVGLAAKAVDAGYGAIVVLTGPTNAERRQTQSRVDEWLLSNGSPVRPLDILSLTTQNDEFSSFRTSLPPPAESVPLVFVIKKNRRVVDRVRDWLARVSPPTDRPLLVIDLANTSSTAGKSNPSVTARSVLRLVGGFRRTAYVRYESFLPALDASGPPELFPDHFIYHLPAPSDHLDPRPPLGASVREVTDHETWMPDRHRSGHVPPEGLPASLREAINTFVLACAARRARGRAPAPDSMLVYVSNFVAVQDRVRHQVAKHIQVLADTLRKPDSTPALRLRDQLASLWFADPRAASWDEVSAHITPAVQGLAIVRVSDDRPGAAVSPGVVAICGPRVPPDLRNGLAVSYQLRSSNDYAMFVHSNHWSDGVGDEDRRLYAPPAVLSVYEHLITFADEQLRGLRDMAGLGVTPRQSALWLRPAGPRRAAEDFSGTSVETLSFDLSPAMLHHNFQALENFVHVLDHPGSDPLSHTGRNLLWMDVPPQTVLQEFLDVYRPHTRPDRKQLDLVCAYVRRCVARGELTRWAVQLVRKAGASESVSVAGHFVGPVVRRAVVPDRPGTYTVRRLLSPVDQFGDLDMEQYAAALDLTRSASAPDRRPTRPSTQAMRAVRRPDQPLLTIYPVAPPVEGAEDPVPPVVGFVLTFPYTRGSGGPHPEDDIT